The Caldilineales bacterium genome has a segment encoding these proteins:
- a CDS encoding ATP-binding protein: protein MNDPDFSHPDAFFESLRAEAAPTDAANRLGQVVAGSLSSGLEVQIDRDQPLEELAVGRYVVIHGGGRLFFGMITDIALDSTNPAFEKTPPDLRNDFIRQVYQGTSTFGRAHVSPLLVLDADDNVPRPVKTIPSHYAAVATATAEEVGIIFGAEGEGKDENDRTVHFFHVGEPLDMENVKITLNLERFVERSSAVFGKSGTGKTFLSRLLLAGIIQNDAAVNLIFDMHNEYGWEGSSEGATQHVKGLKQIFPGKVTIFTLDDESSQRRGSNPDFTVAIGYEHIDPEDLEMLAGVLHLSEAQVGAMYAMRRRLGKTWLGDFMTDEWVDAYLSADESVSGLKALAEDLGQPQQTLAALRRKFERFWRYSFITDKAVEDSVGRILEYLQSGVSVVLEFGRYGSDLGAYLLMANFLTRRVHRQYVEMKEKAFGDKNKGPRPLVITIEEAHKFLEPEIAADTIFGVIARELRKYNVTLLIVDQRPSGIDPEVMSQVGTRVTLALDNEEDIRAVFMGVSGGQELREVLARLDSREQALILGHAVPMPVVIKTRPYDAEFYRQMGHVEGEELQARAAKNQQEMYGRKKNRLT from the coding sequence ATGAACGACCCCGATTTCTCCCACCCCGACGCCTTCTTCGAGTCTCTTCGCGCCGAGGCCGCCCCGACCGACGCCGCCAATCGCCTGGGCCAGGTGGTGGCCGGGTCGCTCAGCAGCGGGCTGGAGGTGCAGATCGACCGCGACCAGCCGCTGGAAGAACTGGCCGTGGGCCGCTATGTGGTCATCCACGGCGGCGGCCGGCTGTTCTTCGGCATGATCACCGACATCGCCCTCGACAGCACCAACCCCGCCTTCGAGAAAACCCCGCCCGACCTGCGCAACGACTTCATCCGCCAGGTCTACCAGGGCACCAGCACCTTCGGCCGCGCCCATGTCTCGCCCTTGCTGGTGTTGGACGCGGACGACAACGTTCCCCGCCCGGTCAAGACCATCCCCAGCCACTATGCCGCTGTCGCCACCGCCACGGCCGAAGAGGTGGGCATCATCTTTGGCGCCGAGGGCGAGGGCAAGGACGAAAACGACCGCACGGTGCACTTCTTCCATGTCGGCGAGCCGCTGGACATGGAGAACGTCAAGATCACGCTCAACCTCGAGCGCTTCGTCGAACGCTCGTCGGCGGTGTTCGGCAAGTCGGGCACAGGCAAGACCTTCCTCAGCCGGCTGCTGCTGGCCGGGATCATCCAGAACGATGCCGCGGTCAACCTGATCTTCGACATGCACAACGAGTACGGTTGGGAGGGGTCATCCGAGGGCGCCACACAACACGTGAAAGGCCTGAAACAAATCTTCCCCGGCAAAGTGACGATTTTCACCCTGGATGACGAATCCAGCCAGCGTCGCGGCTCCAACCCTGATTTCACCGTCGCCATCGGCTACGAGCACATCGATCCCGAAGACTTGGAGATGTTGGCCGGGGTGCTGCATCTTTCGGAGGCGCAGGTGGGGGCCATGTATGCCATGCGCCGGCGGCTGGGCAAGACGTGGCTGGGCGATTTCATGACCGATGAGTGGGTCGATGCCTATCTCAGCGCCGACGAATCGGTTTCGGGGCTGAAGGCGCTGGCCGAAGACCTGGGCCAGCCCCAGCAGACCCTGGCGGCGCTGCGGCGCAAGTTCGAGCGCTTCTGGCGCTACAGTTTCATCACCGACAAGGCGGTGGAGGATTCGGTGGGCCGCATCCTTGAGTATCTGCAATCGGGCGTCAGTGTGGTGCTGGAGTTCGGGCGCTACGGCAGCGACCTGGGGGCCTACCTGCTGATGGCCAATTTCCTCACCCGGCGCGTTCACCGGCAATATGTCGAGATGAAGGAAAAGGCGTTCGGCGACAAGAACAAAGGCCCGCGACCATTGGTGATCACGATCGAGGAAGCGCACAAGTTCCTGGAGCCGGAGATCGCCGCCGACACCATTTTCGGCGTCATCGCCCGCGAGCTGCGCAAATACAACGTCACCCTGCTGATCGTCGACCAGCGGCCCAGCGGCATCGACCCCGAAGTGATGTCGCAGGTGGGCACGCGCGTCACCCTGGCCCTGGACAACGAGGAAGACATCCGGGCGGTGTTCATGGGGGTCAGCGGGGGGCAGGAGTTGCGCGAGGTGCTGGCCCGGCTGGATTCCCGCGAGCAGGCCCTGATCCTGGGCCATGCCGTGCCCATGCCGGTGGTGATCAAGACCCGGCCCTACGACGCCGAATTCTACCGGCAGATGGGGCATGTCGAAGGCGAAGAACTGCAAGCGCGGGCGGCCAAAAACCAGCAGGAGATGTATGGGCGGAAGAAGAATCGATTGACGTGA
- a CDS encoding DUF2442 domain-containing protein: protein MDVHPGERVVNVRCTKDMLRVELLDGRTIIVPLAWYPRLLHATPHQRSIWQVAGGGFGIHWPEIDEDLSVEGLLRGLPAPGAAGVGAEVMVTA from the coding sequence ATGGACGTACATCCAGGTGAAAGAGTTGTAAATGTCCGTTGCACAAAGGACATGCTGCGCGTTGAGTTACTAGATGGGCGCACGATTATTGTGCCGCTCGCATGGTATCCGCGGCTACTACATGCTACACCGCACCAACGATCCATCTGGCAAGTCGCTGGTGGCGGCTTTGGCATTCATTGGCCAGAGATCGATGAGGATTTGAGCGTTGAAGGCTTGTTGCGCGGACTGCCTGCCCCAGGCGCCGCAGGAGTCGGGGCAGAGGTGATGGTCACGGCATGA
- a CDS encoding DUF4160 domain-containing protein, giving the protein MPTVLRVGPYRFYFYSHDLAGEPPHVHVDREELSAKFWLNPVALARNLGFSGNELRRIERIISQQ; this is encoded by the coding sequence ATGCCCACTGTGTTGCGCGTTGGCCCTTATCGCTTCTATTTCTACAGCCACGATCTTGCTGGCGAGCCGCCTCACGTCCATGTCGATCGCGAGGAGCTATCGGCCAAATTTTGGCTCAACCCGGTTGCCCTTGCCAGAAACTTGGGCTTCAGCGGAAATGAACTACGCAGGATAGAAAGAATAATCAGCCAGCAATAA
- a CDS encoding DNA double-strand break repair nuclease NurA, with the protein MLELRKLMDEVETMSRDMAGRQQELGARAAEARQKLAEFAIVDDALLDKIDRAAKEDLSWRGALPISARLDERHQPEAPPVDASLIGVDGSQIYPDRHGLAIYYLINTGAIVLRQGSGEAPLTSTRPSVFYRHEDIYDDGKELVDNRVVNAARETAEMKEMVRQAREERSFWGGDLDRLVVALSDGPLLIWLGEKEMDAEVRQRIRDYIDDLRALETSGVAPIGYVDRSHLASVLRMLDVAQLELREIKKERLRNHRYQGLTDRLLFDFLAPNERSAIFSSTAKVNRDDLNTAGQEIHFFYLNVARKPGSDEARIVRIDAPNWLTARPDWLDQVQQAVYRDCEGTEYPYVLARAHELALVSFGERQDFEHMLSIAMMRNGMLPESSQKAFLKQKLAKHK; encoded by the coding sequence ATGCTCGAACTGCGCAAATTGATGGATGAAGTCGAGACGATGAGCCGGGACATGGCGGGGCGTCAACAAGAACTTGGCGCGCGGGCCGCAGAAGCCCGGCAGAAATTGGCCGAATTCGCCATCGTCGATGATGCTTTGCTTGACAAGATCGACCGAGCGGCCAAAGAGGACCTGAGTTGGCGCGGGGCGCTGCCCATCAGCGCCCGGCTGGACGAACGCCATCAGCCGGAAGCCCCGCCCGTCGATGCCAGCTTGATCGGCGTCGATGGCTCACAGATCTATCCCGACCGGCACGGCCTGGCCATCTACTATCTGATCAATACCGGCGCCATCGTCCTCCGCCAGGGCAGCGGCGAGGCCCCCCTCACCAGCACACGCCCGTCCGTGTTCTATCGCCACGAGGACATCTACGACGATGGCAAAGAGCTGGTGGACAATCGGGTGGTGAACGCAGCCCGCGAGACGGCCGAGATGAAGGAGATGGTGCGCCAGGCCAGAGAGGAGCGATCCTTTTGGGGCGGCGACCTCGACCGGCTGGTGGTGGCGCTGAGCGATGGGCCGCTGCTGATCTGGCTGGGCGAGAAGGAGATGGATGCCGAGGTGCGGCAGCGGATCAGAGACTACATCGACGACCTGCGGGCGCTCGAGACCAGCGGCGTCGCCCCCATCGGCTATGTCGATCGTTCGCATCTGGCCAGCGTCTTGCGCATGCTCGACGTGGCGCAGTTGGAACTGCGCGAGATCAAGAAGGAGCGGTTGCGCAATCACCGCTATCAGGGCCTGACCGACCGCCTGTTGTTCGATTTCCTGGCGCCCAACGAACGCTCGGCCATCTTCAGTAGCACGGCTAAGGTGAATCGCGATGACCTGAACACCGCCGGCCAGGAAATCCACTTTTTCTACCTGAACGTGGCCCGCAAGCCAGGGTCAGACGAAGCGCGCATCGTCCGTATCGACGCCCCCAACTGGCTCACCGCCCGACCCGACTGGCTCGACCAGGTGCAGCAGGCCGTCTACCGCGACTGCGAAGGGACCGAGTATCCTTATGTCCTGGCCCGCGCCCACGAACTGGCCCTGGTCTCATTCGGCGAACGCCAGGATTTCGAGCACATGCTATCCATCGCCATGATGCGCAACGGCATGTTGCCAGAATCATCGCAAAAAGCCTTTTTGAAACAAAAATTGGCAAAACACAAATAG
- a CDS encoding 6-bladed beta-propeller: MSQALQTDVSILNLMAGRRERNAPTVRIVEPASGIAPAEGKGNLYILIELAGPESGRGRLIRELLNTIQETYYQQADAVPEALTSALQAAHAQLRDHNQYYATHFSGGATCLAVNGTEIVSAQAGPTILAVRSRGVVQWFSPLNNESYLSLGDQTMPSVEIGRVAGEPGTVVVAMNSAWADHLEVPLMNEALAIPQAQAVADQLAGIGIGVGEELTLIVISLTAGPAARPAARPAPPAPVADASLPETVAAHRPSPPTDAPAGKEAGAAAPLPAVRPAPVPAKAPSVPAAPDRRPAAIRRGPPSRRLPYALAIAGVLLLAILAITAGMWYVQGRQRAELFNQYLQGANIQYQAAANTGDENQKRLYLQAADEQLNQAALFFPEHEDLVKMRSQIAEAKAAVNHIQPLLVGFDLPLITFDAASREPQRVFVNGLSVFVLDAQAGLLERYQMDEGTGDRLAGDGAPEILARSGADVGGRRLGELADAVWSPPAGNRTATGPLVIDRSNQLFGYSEGLGAVNVTLAANPDLGLVTDMENYNGNLYLLDTSRSQYWRYRASGETYENPPEAYFPPEAQVNLSTVIDSAIDGSVWMLNPNGTVFKFFSGAQDAFALDVVDPPLTQAVTIWVNDADPPDGRIFIGDAASNRVLVFDKQGKLLSQLMPAGHPGALNTLRSLFVDETNNYLYLLTDSALYQTPLPTIPNPSPQEQPAN; encoded by the coding sequence ATGTCCCAAGCTCTTCAGACCGACGTCAGTATCCTCAACCTCATGGCTGGTCGCCGTGAGCGCAACGCCCCCACCGTTCGCATCGTCGAACCCGCCAGCGGCATAGCCCCCGCCGAGGGTAAGGGCAATCTTTATATCCTGATCGAACTGGCCGGGCCGGAATCGGGTCGGGGCCGGCTGATCCGCGAACTGCTCAACACCATCCAGGAGACCTACTACCAGCAGGCCGACGCCGTGCCCGAGGCATTGACATCGGCGCTGCAGGCGGCGCATGCGCAGCTTCGAGACCATAACCAATACTACGCCACCCACTTTAGCGGCGGCGCCACCTGCCTGGCCGTGAACGGAACTGAGATCGTCTCGGCCCAAGCCGGCCCTACCATCCTGGCCGTGCGCAGCCGCGGCGTGGTGCAGTGGTTTTCACCGCTCAACAACGAGTCCTACCTGTCTTTGGGCGACCAGACCATGCCTTCGGTCGAGATCGGCCGCGTGGCGGGGGAACCGGGCACGGTGGTGGTGGCGATGAACAGCGCCTGGGCCGACCATCTCGAAGTGCCGCTGATGAACGAGGCCCTGGCCATCCCCCAGGCCCAGGCTGTGGCCGACCAGCTGGCGGGGATCGGCATCGGCGTGGGCGAGGAACTGACCCTGATCGTCATCAGCCTCACGGCCGGCCCGGCTGCCCGCCCGGCTGCCCGCCCGGCCCCCCCCGCCCCTGTTGCCGACGCGTCGCTGCCAGAGACTGTCGCCGCCCATCGCCCGTCGCCGCCTACCGATGCTCCGGCCGGCAAAGAAGCCGGCGCAGCGGCGCCGCTCCCCGCCGTCCGCCCTGCACCCGTCCCCGCCAAAGCGCCGAGCGTCCCGGCCGCGCCCGACCGGCGCCCAGCCGCCATCCGTCGCGGCCCACCCTCGCGGCGGCTGCCCTACGCCCTGGCCATCGCCGGTGTCCTGCTCCTGGCCATCCTGGCCATCACGGCCGGCATGTGGTATGTGCAGGGGCGCCAGCGGGCGGAACTTTTCAACCAGTATCTGCAAGGCGCCAACATCCAGTATCAGGCGGCGGCAAACACCGGCGACGAAAACCAGAAGCGCCTATACTTGCAGGCGGCCGATGAGCAACTGAACCAGGCCGCCCTCTTCTTCCCTGAGCACGAAGACCTGGTCAAGATGCGCAGCCAGATCGCCGAAGCCAAAGCCGCCGTCAACCACATCCAGCCGCTGTTGGTAGGTTTCGATCTGCCGCTGATCACCTTCGACGCCGCCAGCCGCGAACCACAGCGCGTTTTCGTCAACGGCCTCAGCGTCTTCGTGCTCGATGCGCAGGCGGGCCTGCTCGAACGCTATCAGATGGACGAAGGCACCGGCGACCGCTTGGCCGGCGACGGCGCGCCCGAGATTCTGGCGCGCAGCGGCGCCGATGTCGGCGGGCGACGCCTGGGCGAACTGGCCGATGCCGTCTGGTCGCCGCCAGCAGGCAATCGTACAGCCACTGGCCCCCTGGTCATCGACCGCAGCAACCAGCTCTTTGGCTACAGCGAGGGCCTGGGAGCGGTCAACGTCACCCTGGCCGCCAATCCCGATCTGGGACTGGTGACGGACATGGAGAACTACAACGGGAACCTTTACCTGCTGGATACGTCTCGATCACAATACTGGCGCTATCGGGCCAGCGGCGAGACCTACGAAAACCCGCCCGAAGCCTATTTCCCGCCCGAAGCCCAGGTCAACCTCAGCACCGTCATCGACTCGGCCATCGACGGCTCCGTCTGGATGCTGAACCCCAACGGCACGGTCTTCAAGTTCTTCAGCGGCGCCCAAGACGCCTTCGCCCTCGATGTCGTCGATCCGCCCCTCACGCAGGCCGTGACCATCTGGGTCAACGACGCCGACCCGCCCGACGGCCGCATCTTCATCGGCGACGCCGCCAGCAACCGCGTCCTCGTCTTCGACAAGCAAGGCAAGCTGCTCAGCCAGCTGATGCCGGCCGGCCATCCAGGCGCTCTCAACACCCTGCGCAGCCTGTTCGTGGACGAAACCAACAACTACCTCTACCTGCTCACCGACTCGGCCCTCTACCAGACGCCGCTGCCGACCATCCCCAACCCCAGTCCGCAGGAACAGCCCGCGAACTGA